The genomic region aacaacactcaaAGTCCAATTACACACTCTTTCTAGAACTTTGAAACATAGTACGTATCTCACAATCTTCATCAGTTGTTTCTGGGAGCTTTGGGGCAGCTGTGGcccaggaggtagagtgggttgcccaCTAATTGGAAGTCCAGCACTCCtccatgtcaaagtgtccttccTGTGTACcattggtgtgtgaatgtgtctgaatgttagtttctgtttctgataaGCACTTAGGACGTAAGCCTTTGCcagcagtgtatgaatgtgtgtgaatgggtgaatatGACATTTAGTGTAAAGCGCTTttagtggtcggaagactagaaaggacCAATACATTTACCATAGCTCAGTCTATGGATGTTTCCATCCATAGCATTTTTAAAACTTCTTGTCTGGATGAGACAAAGGTAACCTACTACTGAGCTGATCTTCAGGACAAATGTGTAAACTCCATCCACTGATGGAAATTAAGCCCTGGAAAGGTTAGTAAGAGGACGTTGAGTTGGATGAAGGAACTTTCATGCTTACATTTAGATTAGAGATCCTAAAAGTTCTATGGGAAAATTATAATGATCAAACTCCATCCActgataaaaaatttaaatcaggTCATACACAGATGGATGTGTATTGAGTGTTATTTACCTGAGAATCTCCTTTATTGTGCCTTTCAGTAATGGCGCCCCCTGCAGGGCTTTCTGAGGATCACCCCCAGCCTGTGCCCATGATGCCCTCACCTGCTGCCTCACCCTCTCCTGCACCTCTGGGTTACGGCCTAGCTCAAACAGACCAAACTGCAGGGGCACCGCTGTCTGCAGAGAGGATGGGATGAGACGTGACATGGAATCAGTTAGGGTAAGGTATACAAATGCAGGCCgaagaagacaaaaacacacacacaccgtgtcGACTCCTCCAGCCATCAGCTCAGTGATGTTGGCTTTGATGAGATCTAAAGATAGCTGCCCTTTTTCCATGAGTTGGCCCAGAACTCCGGTGTACTGGCCTCCAGCTGCTCCATCCTGGGAGGATGCCAGGCGCTGGTACCCCTTCTGGATCCTCGCCTCCGCTGGAAGAAGACCAGGACAGGGTGACAGAGTCAGGTAAGATGGGAGCATTGAAAGGGAATACTGAAATTGATTGAAGAGTTAGATAAAGAAACAATCCACTATTCCCTGATTTAGGTGCCCAGTGAATGCTTGAAGCTCATCCTACCATGGCTGAAGATGTGGTCCCATGCACTGGCATGCTGGGTCCACAGGGGAGCGCCCATGCGGAGCAGCAGGCGATGGGGCAGGTacaggaggggaggagtggtTGCCAACATCCGCTCCACGGCCCAGATGAACTTCTGCGACTCcaaggagggagaagaggagaagaggcCAATACGCTCCCCGTAGAGCACATGGCAGCTGGCTACAGGGGGGCGGAGGGTTAATAGGAGGGTGAGCGATAACTGGTGTATTTCTAGGTACTAATAAAAGCTTTACCAAATGATGGATGACTGGTTGACAGTAGATTATAAAACCTGActcatattttcatgttttaaatttaaGATGTGAAGCATGACCAGccaataaaatccaaaaagacATTTCTGTCAGTGAGTGCAAGTAAATATTCTATGTTTTTCCAATCCAGCTTCACACAGTGAGAATATTTTGAGCATATTTGGTCTCAGAGGAACTGCCACTCCTCCACCAAACATCCAGCCCCTATCAGACGTGCTTGTGTCATATTAACTACACATCACTGACTGGAATAGAGAGGCAGTCTATTCCTACACCTGGCTTTGTGTGCTGTGGTCCATTAAGAGCAAACCAGCACGACTCAAAGTCATTAACCCTCCCCTCACcttcactctctcacacacacagatgcatgtAAGTGTACAGCACACTGACTTACATAAGCATTCACACATGGGAATGTGGCATGTCGCAGACGGACACGTTACAGGAGCAGACCTGGTGAAAGAATGCTGGAGCTTTGATCATCTTTGTTGGGGTTTCTATTTTTAAGGCTGCATGTTCTCCTTGACCTCCTACATCTATAATATGTTAACGACAGATACGCCTCAGGTTAAAATGAGGTTTGGTTTTCATGCGAGAACATTTAAAATTGAAAACGGACAGAGCAGAAGCAGTGAGATCTTCGCAGGGGGAGATGTTCCTGTAGATTGTATAATTCGCCTGACGTGAGACATTGTCACAGCCTACGTCAGCATTCGTGACGCAACCCAGAGAGCTGATATTTAGGATTAATGAAAGCCTGTCAAAAGAGGCAGCTGGCATTAATCCAGGCACTCCCGTCCCACAGGTTGCTCATTGCTGGATGAAAAGGAGACGTGAGGTGTTAAGAGGTGGGATGTCCCCGATCCTTGTGCACCTCTCTACATTTATCAACCTTTTCCCAGAGAGATCAAAAGCCAGAATTGTGTTGCCTCTGTgcaaataaaacaggaattCATGTATACTTCAACTGTGCAATCTTACAAAGAAACCACAGGTCACAAATCACTGGGGGTgatgacccctgaccttcaagTGCGAAGCGGAAGAGGTCAGGACTGGGATCCATGGTCAGACTGCGTTTCCCCTCATCgcctcttccctccctctccactCTCGCCCGCAGCATTCCACAGAAATCCCTCGCCACCTCATCAAGCAGGGGGAGAAAGCGCTTCACGGCAGCACTCATCATCACCTCCTTGTTGAGTAGTAGACGGTCAGCTCGCCATTCCTCACCGTTCCTGTGGAGGGAAGATTTGGGGCAAGAAATTAAAGTGGACCCATATCAAATCTGCTCAGTCATTGTGAAGCAAAGGAACTGACTACCTTTCTGAAGCAGATATGCTGTTcctttacttaattattcataAAGTATAGAGGTGCTGTGTCAAAGTCTGCTTCCCTATCAGTATCAAGCATGCTTAACCTCTGCCCAACTTTACCTCCTCATTCAGTTATTTCTACAATACTTAGCCATTATCTATAAGATCATGGATAGATTATGAGACAATGGGCCCACTTCTGAATAGAAGCAAGACACCCAGACTGAAAAGTGACAACACGACCACCTTATGTGGAGGTGTTTTCCGTGTCTTTGTGATTGTTTGGGGTCACTTTGTTGTCCTTTCGTGTCTCTGTGTAGTCTTTTTGCATCTCTGTATAGTTGTTTTATACCTCTTTGGGGTCCTTTTGTCTcttgggttagggttagtttTGTGTCGACCATGATGAgaataaataattgattttcaaatgtcaaaaaaaaggTCAAATCAACCAAGCTTACGCATAAAGGCCAGTTTACTCATCATGGTGAGAGCTACTTAGCCtttgaaaacagttttcttGTCTTTTGTGGCTTTTAATAACTGATGAGATCAAGCCTGCTTTACAAAAAGGGGACATGGGATTTGAAAGATGTGGGCATTTAACGGGCAGTGTGAGTCCAAAGAAATTATGTTATTAGTTGAATTCCAGCAGCTTGACCTACATCAGGGACTAAAAATCAGGATATCTCTTCTGGTCCAATTTTGACACTTGACTTTTTGACTTTATGAAAGTGTGGTACTAAAGACGTTTAGTacccttttaaataaattatatgtaAGATTTGAACATTTCTGACTGGTAGAATACTGGTAGAATACAGAATTCCGGTTTTTACTGGAATTGGCTGATTTTTCTACTAACAAAAACCATCAGAATAATTTGCTACAACCACATTAATATTCTGCATGTAAAAGCTAACAGGAGTTTAGCTGAATACTTTCCACAACTGATTGAATAACCCCCCAAAAAATTAACAAGATGAGGGTGGCACAAGTGATGctcttatacacacacacacacacacacattgtttccATCACAGTGACTACATTCATACAATGAGACTTGTCCAAACCTAAATCATAACTACTACATGCCTTTTCCTAACCataaaccaagtcttaaccctaaAATGTAATGACTTACATAGTTGGGATTTGTATTTTGTCCCCAAAAGGGAGGTGAGTCCCCACAGTGTGACTGCTTAAACAGATTTACAGTATGTCACCACGACATGAATAATAGACGCACATATACACAGTTTGGTACTGACTTGAGGAACACTCCCTTGCTGTGCTGGCGAATCTCTCGGTGTGTTGCCCAGGGTTGCAGGGTCATCCGTCGAGGGTGCAGGCCCTCTGAGCGAAACAGCTCACCGACGTCAGACGGCAACATGATGTTCAAACTGCTTTGGGTGCCCACGTGctcccttcacacacacacacacacacacacacacacacacacagacacacacagaaaggctaTGGTGTGAACATATCTGCACTACTGCAACATAAACACATTGGAAAACCTTGATGACTTTTGCTCCAAATTCTACCAGTAGTGTCATACTTGAGGTGATCAACTACTCCCAGCATGCACCTCATTTGTTGctcttaaatgtttgtttttttaaaacatttcgACATCATCCCTGTATGTTCCTGCTACCTATAGATGGGGCCGAGGGAGTTGAAAGTCCTCTCCATGTGCTTGTGGAGCTGCCGGAAACGATCTTCTCTCCAGAACTTCACCAAGTTGACCCAGCCGCTCCTTCCTGTGTGAGGGATCTCCTCAAAGCTCCGCACCCGTCCATTCACACCCTTCTTTCGAACTCCTGTACGCTCAGCTCCTTCCCTCCCATCTAACTTTCCATCATCCACCGTCCCTGCTGCAGTCACACAAAGAGTTCTATGCGGTGTGACACCACAAAGAAGATTTCTGGACCCACAGGCGTCCTGTGCCCTGACATACACGGTCCCTCGGGCGTACATGCTCCTTGTGGTCCAAACAAGATGTGTCTGTCGGTCTCATCCAGAGCTGTGATACCCCTTGTTGTCATCGTCTCCTCTGCAGGACTGATTATTTCACTCCTCCATCATCAACCTCACATCCTTGAATGTCCGATGAACCGATAGCAGATGATGATTTATGGATGTTAAGATCAGAGTTCAAGAGAATCACAACAGAGCCCAAATGTTCGGCTGGTTTAAAagatacacacataaacacacacacacacacacacacacacacacacaccatgtaaAGGTCAAACAAAGAGTTAGTCCAGCTGGTCAAACATGTCTTTATTATAGGTTTTTGACACAGCTatccaacaaaacaaaaaaagaccatGACTGTCGACTACTCTATATTATTTTGTAGGGTTTCTGCTTCCTCTTGTATAAAAACCTTTGATTAGGCACCTTAAGACTATTTTCTCACCATTATCAACTCAATGACAATCAAGAAACTAATGGCTTAAAACTTGGCTCATATACATTACAGATACAATTTGGCTCATGTacacacaaataacaacaaaaaaacattttctcagttaATCAAATATACAAAATGAGTACACTGGATGTTATTTCATTACTTCTGTGAATGTGTGACAAAACGTCAACATGTCGCCCTGAGGTTCCTTACTTGTGTATATAGATCGCCCAACTGGATCTATATCATTTCGACTCTAAATGTCACATCTCTCTAAATTTAGAGAGATGAGATAGCCTTGTAAGAAGAAATTAGCTACAGTAGCttctatattttattatgtatattataaACTAATGAGTAATTAGAATATAACTAAATGAGGATCTAAATGGGGAGCAAATGTGATGAACAGTtgacagaaaatgtgaaaacCTAATTATGAATCTCATTAACAAAAGAGTATTACTGATTATTTAACTGATCATGTAATGATTTTATTGACCCCCAACACCTCTAAGAACAATAACAATGTTAACTTGagtcattgttttattaatcAATATCATTATTGTAtcagttaaaacaaaatataacatcaCTTGTGAGTTAGCTTTCACTGACTGGTGTATGTATACATTtaattcattacatttacagGTTTGATCACATTCTCAACCCACTTCAATTAATATTTGGTTCATTGTTTATATGAGATATTAAATTATCTGACAGTTAAACACTGCTATTgctacaaagaagaagaaaaaataagtaCAAAAAGACAGTGTCAATAACATGGTTTcattgtgtgtgacagagatgATTGGACTGAGTCTGATGTAAGATTTTAAGCAGTAGTTATGTATGAGGGTATTTGCCCTGCATTTCTTTTAACAACTAGCACAATCAGAAGGCGGTGTATAGTACTGATGGTCCCTGTGATGACAtagaggagagagggatgatatgagcctgtggggaagttgagccaccccttgtttctcAGTACCCATAACTAAAATTGGTCATGTGacgacacatttttgaaaagtcatccattttactcactctgtgatggagagaggcccaTGAAATAAGTGATAGATTTTTATGTTCAAGGAGTCATGATTATTGTGTAATTCTACATtgcattattatattttatcaccaaaataaaaccatcactccatgcatttatatatatacataatggGAAGTCAATACATGAACTGGCATTTGAGTTGGGCACGTCAAAATTACACTGATGTCCCTGACCCCCATGTGGCATACCTTATCCTCTCCCTAGGCTCTACTTACCCCTCACTGGGGTCAAGTTGAGCCAAGAGGGGCACTTTCTTTTGGAAagtcatattttgaaaacagtgtATTTTAGTTACATAGTGATTATTCccagggatgcaccacatcctgatatatattacatattttagttggagacattACTGCCATGTGTtcactttaaagacacctcaagtaaaaactggctcaactcaccccgctctcccctgaTCACATGACTTTACAAGAGGCCCAACTTTCTTGTGCAAGAGTGGACGTCTTGCTGTGTTTCCCCCCTGTGAGTGCTGCTGTGCCAAAACTGAGGCCTTGAAAGGCACTCAGCAGGTTGAAGCCATTGTCCTTGGTTTTGGTTTCAGGATGAACGATCTTCAACAGCTTGTGGGGGAGCGACACTTTCCCCCCAACAGACCTCAGGTGGTTTGTGTCCTTGGAGTTCTAACCGTGAAGGAAaatcagaagaagaaaaaggttgAAATGCTGAACATGTGACAAAAAATAAGAACTGTGTATGTATTAAGCTCTTGTagcattatattttgtttggtgAAAATGGCATTACATTTTGCAGGACTGTTACAAGTTGCTATGTGCATAAGTTTAATCAGTTAAAAATCTGTTCAGAACAAAAAAACCAGACAATAAATACAAGATTCTGGTAAAAATCAGTAAGAAATGATGAATAACGTCTTAAATCAACAAATTTGGTGAAGCTTGGATGTTTTGCAGAAAATTCACAACAGCAGAAAATGgatgtttcttttctcattctattacaaacataaacacagacctCAGACAGCTGATATTTTCTCCTGAAGTGAGCTCTCATAGCAGCTCTCTCTGCATTCTTCTGAGCGTTCATTTCTTCCCGCAGCTTCCTGTGAACAcagcagacaaaacacaaatacacctGACATGAATATAGACAGGATTTAATTGAAGTATCAGCTGTGCCGCAGAACAGGtgagttaaattaaattatttttgccTTCTCTAAATAAAGGTAAATGGAAACTGCTGCAGAAAACACCATTATAAAGGAATGTCACAATTATAAATGATGTGAATTCAAAGCACAGTTTCATTGCCATAAGTGTTTAacacttttatttatacagtttGACAGTATTTCTTTCCCAcattaaaactttatttcacacacaaagagaagtCAGTTTACCCATTTTCACCTGGGAATTATGAGAATTGAAAAAGCACAAAGTGCAAATTTGAGACACTTGGGTATTACCATTTCATGCCACTCTacacttctactccactacatttcagagggaaataatgtactttttatcagtttacatttgcatacatttatctgacagttaTAGTTgcacagattaagattttacacacaAGGCACATCTTATAAATTATTGTAGAAGATTATGGAAATAGCTTCATCTTGACCAACTGCAactgtaaaatgctgcttacacatttATGCATCAGCAACactaatcaaataaaatagTACAATACTCAAAGGACCATTTTTATGCATTgatgacttttacttttgttacttCAAGAACATTTAGCCTGTTATTTCATAATAATATTTtgcataaataacatttttaatacagtaattacttttacttgtaaagcAGGAATTATACATTGATTactctgaatacttcctccaccactgcaaGTTTCTACATTATGTGTCCACTTGCCTCTCCTTCTCCAGGTCTGCCTGGTATGATCGGATGATTGACGGATCTTTGGGGTGTGCAGCTCGGAGAGGAGGGGTCCTCCCCAACCTGTTGCATCCTCCGCTTCCTCTCCCACCTCTGCCCCTCCTGTCCCTGCGTCTGGCACACAACttcctctccttcacccccGACACACAGCCGGTCAGCTTCCTAATGGGTGTCCTCAGCGATTTCTTTACTCTCACCACAGCCTCCATGATGCACCGGAGTGCTCAGGATGGGAGGTAACAACCAAAACCCTTACTTCTTTGATATATGATGTGTGAGTACAGAATGGTTTTCCCCTTCACTCATGTTGTGTTGCTCTGACACGAGGACACACAGTCTGACATTAACTCCGGTTCAGACACGCCAAGGACAAGGACAGTAGACAAGGCTCAGACACACAGACTTAATGACACTCTCGCTCTCACACACCTGCTTACAAAGattacacacacagatgaaggGTCATGTACAGGGAAGGGAAGTAATAAAAGGGAAAGCACACAAGaacaaaaatagacaaatgtCATACTCAACCATACTGAACAGGTTATTTTTCAGACCATTTGTCACTATTTATCTACACGCAACATTAACTTGGTTCAGGATGTTTTCCAGTCCACAGTTTTCTTACCTATGCAAGCAGCTACAGTTGCCCAAATGCTCACAGCATAAAATCCTGATAAAGCTCTGGCCAGATTGCCTCCATTGTAACCAGACAATCgttttagaaaacaaaaagaaacaacagaagACGCTCCACAAGAAGGAGAAAATTTAAGTTTGCTGGGCCAGGTTTCAGCCTTTGCTTCTTCTGCTTCCCTCTTTGCACCTCTCAAGTCTCCTATAAAGATTACCACTTAAAGGACTTAATGAGGGGAATCTCATTAGCACACGATGACTCACGTGTTTGTGATGAAGATTTAGAGCTGGCACTAGCTGATGTCATGTTGAGTgacacatgcatgcattcaCGGGCCTCTCATCAGTGTCATGCAACTCAGATTTAACTTCCAACACCTTTTCACTTTCTTACAAGAACATGATCACTGTTTGGCTCACTAGATATTCAGAGATGTGCGCAGATTTGGAaggggaaataaaacaaagagacaCCTGGATGGAGAGACTCTGGTCTACAACAGCAGAGTCTGAGTCATAGGGAGATAAGAGAAAAGTATTGATAGATGGACCAAAAAGCTGCCCAAACTGTTAAAGAGGAAGTGACAGAGTGAAGCCACCCCAATTAATTTCTCcaacaaagtaaaaaatgtcAATGCTGAGGTTTGGTTAAAGATGCAGAGCATGTTATTTCATATTCTGTTGATGAAACAAATGCTAGAAGTGTACACAACAATCTCTTCAAGTGATAAAGGATGAGGGATGCAGCACAAAGAAAAGATATGAGATCACCTGATGTTGCAGAACAACTACTGAAGGCGTTGTGTTTAACAAGAAAACGTATTATCTTACAATGAAAACTTGAAAAAGACGTAAGAGGTAAGAAAACTTTCTGCTGCATGTTAAGCAAATTCAGTATCATTTGCATCAAGTAAATATACAATACTGCTAATTTCTTTAGTTTGGGAGACCGTGGGAGGAATCTTTTTTCCTCTTATTTATCCTcctttattaattcattttttaaaaacttttaaaatgctttttcatGCAATTTTATTCTACTAATCCACTGATTtccttattttcatttattgttaACACATAACTACAGTTTGCAGATGATGTATGTGTGAGAACTTTACTTTAAGTCCCCCTATTGAGCATTTATAAGTACTaaagaaacatttattaattgttGTTGTGAGCAGATATATGGATATTTGAAGTGTTTAACACTGTATAGTATTAGTTAACATTTATAACCGCTTCTTAATTTGACTATTTTGTCATTCATGATCTGTTTATATTCCGGCCTCTACACAGGGCTGCCTCCAGGAGGCGTTATAGacaatacattaataaatactTATATCTACTcacaactacattatagtgtgtttTAAACCTTTCATTAGATCTTTATACTGTATACTACTGATAACTGCTAATTACGGGGGCTTTAAAGTAAAGTGTTACCCGTGTCTTTTCTCAGAATGTGCTCGAGCACTTCTCCTGATttccttttgtcattttctaTGTTTTAATGTCCTTCAATGACCCCATGGTGATTTTTTTCTCTACGGCCTACTCTAATGCCCTATTTGGCATTGACATCACATAGCCTACACGTCTCGTGAGCACACACTTACCCAACCCATGTAAAATCCCCCAATCCCGTTTCCCTCTTTGTGTTTGGTTTCCACCCTGCTGCACAGAGCACTTCAATTTCTAACAGGTGATGAGGCTTTAATCCTTTAACAAGATCACCAACAAAAGCCACACCTCTTCAAACTCATGTTCATGTAACAGATCTGGGA from Micropterus dolomieu isolate WLL.071019.BEF.003 ecotype Adirondacks linkage group LG03, ASM2129224v1, whole genome shotgun sequence harbors:
- the LOC123967926 gene encoding complexin-3-like, translated to MEAVVRVKKSLRTPIRKLTGCVSGVKERKLCARRRDRRGRGGRGSGGCNRLGRTPPLRAAHPKDPSIIRSYQADLEKERKLREEMNAQKNAERAAMRAHFRRKYQLSENSKDTNHLRSVGGKVSLPHKLLKIVHPETKTKDNGFNLLSAFQGLSFGTAALTGGKHSKTSTLAQESWASCKVM
- the LOC123967924 gene encoding cytochrome P450 11B, mitochondrial isoform X2, whose amino-acid sequence is MYARGTVYVRAQDACGSRNLLCGVTPHRTLCVTAAGTVDDGKLDGREGAERTGVRKKGVNGRVRSFEEIPHTGRSGWVNLVKFWREDRFRQLHKHMERTFNSLGPIYREHVGTQSSLNIMLPSDVGELFRSEGLHPRRMTLQPWATHREIRQHSKGVFLKNGEEWRADRLLLNKEVMMSAAVKRFLPLLDEVARDFCGMLRARVEREGRGDEGKRSLTMDPSPDLFRFALEASCHVLYGERIGLFSSSPSLESQKFIWAVERMLATTPPLLYLPHRLLLRMGAPLWTQHASAWDHIFSHAEARIQKGYQRLASSQDGAAGGQYTGVLGQLMEKGQLSLDLIKANITELMAGGVDTTAVPLQFGLFELGRNPEVQERVRQQVRASWAQAGGDPQKALQGAPLLKGTIKEILRLYPVGTTVQRYPIKDIVLQNYHVPAGTMVQVCLYPMGRSAKVFEDPQRFDPGRWSGSREDGQRGEGAGFRSLAFGFGARQCVGRRIAENEMQLLLMHILLSFHLSVSSSEDIKTTCTLILQPETPPRITFSKL
- the LOC123967924 gene encoding cytochrome P450 11B, mitochondrial isoform X1, whose protein sequence is MYARGTVYVRAQDACGSRNLLCGVTPHRTLCVTAAGTVDDGKLDGREGAERTGVRKKGVNGRVRSFEEIPHTGRSGWVNLVKFWREDRFRQLHKHMERTFNSLGPIYREHVGTQSSLNIMLPSDVGELFRSEGLHPRRMTLQPWATHREIRQHSKGVFLKNGEEWRADRLLLNKEVMMSAAVKRFLPLLDEVARDFCGMLRARVEREGRGDEGKRSLTMDPSPDLFRFALEASCHVLYGERIGLFSSSPSLESQKFIWAVERMLATTPPLLYLPHRLLLRMGAPLWTQHASAWDHIFSHAEARIQKGYQRLASSQDGAAGGQYTGVLGQLMEKGQLSLDLIKANITELMAGGVDTVCVCFCLLRPAFVYLTLTDSMSRLIPSSLQTAVPLQFGLFELGRNPEVQERVRQQVRASWAQAGGDPQKALQGAPLLKGTIKEILRLYPVGTTVQRYPIKDIVLQNYHVPAGTMVQVCLYPMGRSAKVFEDPQRFDPGRWSGSREDGQRGEGAGFRSLAFGFGARQCVGRRIAENEMQLLLMHILLSFHLSVSSSEDIKTTCTLILQPETPPRITFSKL